TGCAGCCCTTGCAAAACCTTTAGTTCCGTCTATCGTGCCGTCAGTAACCGTATCAATAAACTCAACATACTTCAAGTTCCCTGCGCCATGGTCGTCCTCAAATGGAACTGTACAATCATTGTTTGCACAGATGACCATCACATTTCTCTTTGGTTCAGAGCCATTATATCCCCAGTAGATCCAGAACTGCAGGCTGCCGGTCTTAACCGGGTTCTCCTTTGGAGGGTTTATGAGATTCGCGCCCTGTATGACTGTTGACCCTGGTACGCGCAATGCGGTTGCCTCATCACCTATAATGCCGTTTCTGTCTTGATCACCGGGGAATATGCCCTTTCTGTCCATGAAATACCAGGCTGATGTCTTCCAGTGCCTCACTTCAGTCTCAAACTTCTTCATTCGGGAGGACTCCACTATGTCCTGACCCTTTAGCACGATGCTTATAATTATGCCGATAATTATAAGGACTATGGCAAGCTCTATAAGTGTGAAGCCTTTTTCTTCTTTCAGTATCTTCATAATATTGACAGATCCAAGTGTATCTATTGAATAATTATAGATTATACATTAGAAATAAAATAAATCAAGCTATTTCTATAAATATAAATAGGGAGGGCGGTTTATCGCCCTCCCTATCATTTAGACTTCATGCAAACTTCTTAAACTGATCAATTACCTCTGTCAAAGAAATAGACTAAACCGTGAGAGGCAGCACCGCAAACTGTGAAGTTGGCTCCGCCATTTACATCTGTTACCATATATTCGTCACCGCCTGTGGCAGCCGGAACAGTAGTAATAGTATCAGCACAGACCACGCTTCCATTTGCGCCGTTAGATACACCGTCAATGACAGTGTCAAACGACTCAACATATTTAATGAGATCGGCAGTAAGTGCGTCTGTAGTACAGTCAGCACTCCCGCAGATCGCCATGACGTTCTTTGGAGCAGTTAGATCTCCGTCATTGCCGAACTGTACATAGAAATTCAAACTGCCGATCGTGACAGGGTTTGCATCAGGCTCATTTATGAAACCTGCATCCCTTATGTAATCAGCTGCTGAATTTTCTGTTCCGATGTCGCCGATAATACCGTTACCATCAGTATCGCCGGGGAATGTGCCTTTTCTGTCAACATACGTCCATACAGCGGTCTCCCACTCTCTCATTGAGTTGTCAAACCTCTTGATACGCGCTGATTCGATAAGATCCTGTCCCTTTAATACGGCGCCGATGATGATGCCGATGATAACAAGGACGATCGCAAGTTCGATCAGTGTGAAGCCTTTTTGCTCTCTCATCTTCTGAAATGTTTTCATGTTCTTTGCTCCTCCTTTTTGATTTTCCATGCCCTTTATGGTTTCATGGTTGTTAAAGTTTGTAAGTCAAATTATAACCGGTAAGCCTCTCAATCCCTCCTTTGTAGAAATTTTAAATCCTCACCTGACTTAACTTTAAAACAAGTACGCTGACCTGTCAACTGACTAAGATTTCTACATGTCTAACTCTAAAACAGAATAAGCTCTCCATCTCTCCCGCGAGCCTATAACGCATAATATATCTCTACTATCGTTTCGGGATCCAGGCTGTAATCAGCACTGCCTCGGACACTGCCTGAATTATAAATACCGTCATCAAACTTGTTATCTATTACTTCAGCAACCTCGCTTCTTAAGTTTGTAACACCTATATAATTTCTGACCCCGCTTATGCCGAAATCAGTTGCAGCGATTCCGTCATCCGCACTATTCCATAGCCAGATGATTCCGCCAAGCGTATGAGTAGGCAGAGCAGACGCACCTGTAGCAAGCGGATCACCCTGCACCATAAGCGCCGCCCTTAATTCCTGCCACGCCTCGTTGCACTCAGTTCCATCAGCAGGGCCTGTGTTACATAATGTTCCGCCGATCAGAGCGTTCCCAGCATTTACAGTATCAGTGAGCGTAACAAGAGTGGACCATCTTCCGCTTGCAAACTTGTCATCTCCCGGATAAGCGCTATAGAGGTCATAGTAAGTATTATAGGCAGAAACGATAGTCTCGACATCTCCTATGACCCTCTTGATCCTCGCATTCTCAAGCACAGCCTTTCCCTTGACAAGCGCAGCGATAAGCAGGCCTATTATCACCAGGACTATTGAAAGCTCAACCAGTGAAAATCCCTGTTTTTTATTCAGTTTCAGTATGGTTAACATTTTATTTTCCTTATGGTTAAGATAACGCCGAAGTACATTAGTTATATAATGTATGATCCAATCCGTCAACTGTCTAAGAATTAAACAAATAACTTATGCAAATAAAACAATGGGTTATTGGTATGGAGAGATCACTTGCCGGAATCTTCAAAATAATAAACAGCTCCTACGAATGATTCTCCTTTCCAGTCTGCTGATGTCATCTCCTCCCTGACATCTGTCACTGCGGCTCCCTCAGACACAAGGGTAACACCTGCGGCTCCCTTTAAATTTCCCTCTGAAGCGATAGCATCTCCATCCATTATCTTGTCTATTTTTTCCATCATTGCAGCCTCGTCCTTGTTAAGTGTCCTATCACATTTTGCAGAAGGGCATATGACAAATACATTCTTCTTCCTGTTTTTAATGGTGTTGAATCCTATAGTTATATAAAATGTGGAATCTCCTTCCTCGATCTTCTTCATGGATTCAGAGATAACTTTGGACCCTATAAGCTCCATTACAGGTGAGTCAGGATTGCCTTCATCAGCGATAATGCCGTTGCCGTTTTTATCACCGGCAAGTTTATCGCGCTTAAAATAATAGGCAAGCTCGGCTGACTCCCATTTCCTGCACCATTGCACAACATTCTTTGCATGCATATCAGCCAGGAACTTGCCGCCGGCACAGAAAGCAAAGATGGCAAGACATACCACTGTAATCGAAATAACAAGAAATATTATGCTAAACCCTGATTCTTTCCTGTTCCTGCTACATATCATTTGAGATAACCTTAATGGTGGAATAGCTGAGAATACTCCGAGTTTATATAAAACAATAGGGTTAAGAAGATGATATACGATGTATCGGCTCAGGTCAACTGTCTAAATTATTTACATGTGAATGGAAAAGATCATGCTGGCCGACAGGGAGCTTTATAATAAAACATACGCCTGACGGCGAGTTTTGAACATCCACGGTGCCGTGCTGTGAGACTATAAACTCTTTTGTCTGATAAAGCCCTACCCCTATGCCGCCTTTCTTGGTCGTAAAGAAAGGTTCAAATATCCTTGCGGCAACCTCTTCCGGCATAGGAATGCCGTTATCACATATTGTAAGGACATAGTTCTCATCAACAATGCCGCCTTGTATGCTTATCTCAAGCTGGTCTGCCTCAAAAGATTTGTCATGCGCGTTCCTAAGGATATTCTCAATAGCGACCATTACTGCCGCCCTGTCGGCATATATCCTGTCATTACCGTCAAACCTTGTAATGAAGATATGTTTTTTATGAAAGAGCTTGAGGATCTCATCAATTACCTCTTTCAATGAAAATATAGTAGGGTTGTTTCCCTCTCTCAATATCCCGATGGTATTCAGTATCTTCTCAGCCCTTTTTACCAGATGGGGCACGGTGTGGCGGAAATCATTCAGAAACTCCTCAGCCTCCGAGGGCTGCACCCTTGATATGTTCTTCTCAAGCATATTCAGCGTATGGCATATGTTCTTCAGGTCGTGTATGAGAAAGAGCTTAAGCCTCTCGGCTATCTCCAGCTTCTCCCTGAAGACTTTGCTGCGGGTCAGGTGCATGTCATATGTCATCCGGAATATAAGTTCAGCAATAAGCCTGAGATTCATCCTGTCGTCTTCATCAAAGATCACTTTGCTGTAAAAAACTAACTGGATCTTTGCGTCGCTTGTCTCATCAGCAAACCTGAGAGGAAAGCTCCCCTGACCATTCTCGCCTATCTTTTCTTCAATATTATTGTCTCCAGCTGAAAACGTGAATGTTATACAGGAAAATGGATAGCTCTCAAAGAAGTAATTCATCACCTCTCTAATAAAAAAGTTCATGCTTTCATTGCTCTTCTGGTGCAGGGAGAATATTCTGGTAAGTATCTCAGGGAGATTATATCTGCTGACATATAAGTGGCGTAAGAGAAAGAACTTGACCTTAAGCCTTGCCTCCCGGCTGAAAAATAGCGCGCCTGAAATTATAATGAATGCAGATACCAGGAATATCCTGACATAAAACAGGAATGCATCCTGCGGGGAGTAGCGGTCAAGATAAACAAGGATAACGCCGTAGATAATAAGGCTGATGAGAAGCAGGGCCTTCCATAACATATCCGCGGATGCCCTGACCCTGAAGATAAAAAGTTCCCCTTTTAAAAGCACCCCGTAACCGGCGGCTATAACAAGAAGCGAAGACAAAGGAGAGATATAAGAATAGTTCCAGAGAAAGAACGGGTTCATAGACAATGCAAGGGCGATGACCTTGATATACAGCACATGAAGAAAGACCTTGTCATACACCAGCAGATTCTTTCTCTGGCGGACCAGACTGAGGTTGATCAGAGAGAAAAACGCAATTCCGACTCCCGCAGTAATGGCAATAGAGTGATATATCTCAGGCAGCATAAAGACAGATACGAGAATAGAAGATAAAGCCAAATGCCCGAAAGACGCATATTTGATAACAGAATTTATCCCTTCGCGGACTGATGAGTAACTGGAGCGCCTCGTATCCGGAGAGAGCAAAGAATCCTTTACCAAAAAAGACCTGTTTTTTGATGTGACCCTCATAATTGAGAGTATAAAGAGGAAGAGAAAGAGCAGCGCAAGATATGCAAAGATATAATACAGATTGATCATGAAGTAATAGATAACAATAAGAAGAGCGATATCAGCGGTGAAAAAAATTATTGCAGCCCTGTTCTTCCTGTAAGTCCGTGTTATGATCAGCGAAATCAGGCCGACTGCGCAGGCGATCGTAAACAGGATGAGGAGTTTCATTAATCCTTGGTTCTCAGATTATACTTATTGATATAGTAATAGACGGATGTCCTTCTGAGGCCGAGAAGCTTGGCGGTCTTTGATACATTGTTTCCCGTATTCTCCAGGGCTTCTTGGATGATATGCTTCTTCATGTCCTCTTTAAGGGTCTCGAAGCCCTCATTGAGGCTCTGCGGGTTTATCTTGATCGACTTTTCTTCAGCCGGTATATCAGTCTGTATATCAGCAAAAAACTCGGCTCTTTTCAGAGAGTCCACAAGCTTGCCCTCTCCAACCGGTTTCATGAGATAATCGAACGCACCCTGGGATATCGCCTTTACCGCAACATTCCTCTCCTTCTGGCCTGTCAGAACAACTATCTTCATTCCGGGCTTCTCAGCAAGCATATCATTCAAAAGTTTGAGGCCTACCTCAGGAGTATTCTCATATGGGGGAAGCCCAAGGTCCAGCAGGACTATATCAATATTATTATCCCGGAAAAAGGCGAGGGCATCTTCAGCAGTATGCGCAAGTACAGACACATATTTTTTCGGCAAAAACCATTTGAGCTGTGTAGCAAGAGCAACATCATCATCAACAATTAAGATCTTTACAGACATAATAATAACCTCTGGCAAATGAAATGAAATAAAGTTTCATAATTTTACATTGTGAGGCCGTAATTTTCAATAATATAAAAATGAACAAGAGATGTGTTAAATGGATTTGATTTAATTAATAGTTGGTTCTAAGATAGAATAATCTTAATTAACCGATTCGGCAAACATACTGCAGGGCGATTAGCTCCCCGACGCGTCGGGAAGGTCGTGACATAAAAGCATATGTTTTACATTTACATCCTCAAAAGTGAAGTAGATGGCTCGTTCTACACCGGACAGTGCCAAAATATTCAGGAAAGAGTACTTCGACATAATAATGGGTATACAAAATCAACAAAAGCAAAAAGGCCCTGGCAAATGGTGTATCATGAATCTTACAAAACTCGAAGTGAAGCTATTATCAGAGAGATACAAATAAAGAAGATGAAAAGCCGTAAATACATAAATGAACTGATATACAACTTACCCGAAAGACAACCGCAGGGCGATTAGCTCAGGGGGAGAGCGCTGCCTTCACACGGCAGAGGCCGTAGGTTCGAAACCTACATCGCCCACCATTTACTTTTCCTTCATTGCACGGCAGAGGCCGTCCCGATACCTCGGGACATCGCCCACCATCTTTTTCCTTTTCGCAAGCAGAGGCCGTCCCGATACCTCGGGACATCGCCCACCATTTACTTTCCCTTCATTGCACGCAGAGGCCGTCCCGATACCTCGGGACATCGCCCACCATCTTTTTCCTTCATTGCAAGCAGAGGCCGTCCCGATACCTCGGGACATCGCCCAGCATAATTACAGCCTAAACAGATACAGACTTCAAGACCGCTTCCAGGATTTCCCAGCGCTTATACGCTTCAGCTATCTCTTCCTCGATCTCTTCTATCCGCGCATTTATCTCAGGTATCCTGTTTCCGTTCTGTTTGTAGAATTCAGGATCAGCGAGTGATTCATATAGCTTGACACGTTCTGTTTCCAAAGATTCTATCTGCGCGGGTAATTCCTCGAGTTCCTTCTTCTCCTTGAATGTCATTACACGCGGACGCTCCTGCTTCTGACGGGACTTCCCCTGCTTTGCGGATTTTTCCTTTTGTTCAGGAGTTGAGAGTTTGCGCTGTCTCAGCCAATCGTCATAGCCGCCAACATATTCTTCAACCCTTCCATCGCCTTCAAAGACTATTGTGCTCGTTGCGATATTATTGAGGAATTCCCTGTCGTGGCTCACGATAAGGACCGTGCCCTCATACTCCATCAGCATCTCCTCAAGAAGTTCCAATGTGTCTGTGTCAAGATCATTGGTAGGCTCGTCCATCACCAATACATTTGAGGGTTTTGTAAAGAGCTTCGCAAGGAGCGCGCGGTTGCGTTCTCCTCCTGAGAGATACTTCACCTGCGAGCGCGCCCTCTCCGGCGGGAATAGGAAATCGCCAAGATAGCTGATTATGTGCTTAGACTTGCCGTTGACCATAACATGGTCGCTTCCCTCTGACACATTCTGCATAACAGAACTCTCATCATCAAGCTGGGCGCGATGCTGGTCAAAATAAGCGACATTGAGATTCGTCCCCCTGCGCACAGAACCGCTGTGCGGCTTCATCTCGCCGAGCAGTATTCGGAGAAGCGTGGTCTTGCCGGAACCGTTGGGGCCGATGATGCCGACCTTGTCCCCGCGTATGATGCTCGCGGAAAAATCATTTATCACAGGAACGCCTTCGTATATATGCCCTATGCGCATTGCCTGAAAGACCCGCTTGCCGGACCGTTCAGCTTCGTTAAGGCTCATCGCAGCACTGCCAACCTCTTCACGCCTTGCGCTGCGCGCGTTTCTCATATCCTTCAAGACCCTCACGCGTCCTTCGTTGCGCGTGCGCCTTGCCTTGACACCCTGCCGTATCCACGCCTCTTCCTGCGAAAGCTTTTTATCAAAGAGCGCATTGTGCGTTGCCTCTGCATCAAGCTCTGCCTGCCTTCTTCTGAGATATGTTGCATAATCGCCGGGCCAATCCGTGACCCGCCCCCGGTCCAGTTCAATGATACGTGTTGCAAGTGTCTGGAGAAACCTGCGGTCATGCGTTATGAAGAGTATGGAGCCGCGGAAGCCGATGAGAAATTCCTCAAGCCATGCAATAGAGGTTATGTCGAGATGGTTTGTCGGCTCATCAAGGAGGAGCAGATCCGGCTCATTAACAAGCGCGCGTGCAAGCAGCACTCGCCTTTTATTACCGCCTGAGAGCTCAGACACCTGAGCATCAGGGTCAAGCCTGAGGCGGGAGATCACGGTCTCTACCCTCTGCTGTATCTGCCATCCGCCTGCAGACTCTATCAGGTGCTGGACACGTTCGAACTCTGCCATCAAGCCTGCATCTCCGCCATGCGCGAGCTTCACGCTTATTGAATGGTATTCTGAAAGCAGCTCGACCATATTGCCGAGCCCTGCTGAAA
This region of Thermodesulfovibrionia bacterium genomic DNA includes:
- a CDS encoding prepilin-type N-terminal cleavage/methylation domain-containing protein, which produces MKILKEEKGFTLIELAIVLIIIGIIISIVLKGQDIVESSRMKKFETEVRHWKTSAWYFMDRKGIFPGDQDRNGIIGDEATALRVPGSTVIQGANLINPPKENPVKTGSLQFWIYWGYNGSEPKRNVMVICANNDCTVPFEDDHGAGNLKYVEFIDTVTDGTIDGTKGFARAASVPPILDPLGGDSNDRTVIAVTDPGSAWATGVTKALVFYVDKGVI
- a CDS encoding prepilin-type N-terminal cleavage/methylation domain-containing protein; translation: MREQKGFTLIELAIVLVIIGIIIGAVLKGQDLIESARIKRFDNSMREWETAVWTYVDRKGTFPGDTDGNGIIGDIGTENSAADYIRDAGFINEPDANPVTIGSLNFYVQFGNDGDLTAPKNVMAICGSADCTTDALTADLIKYVESFDTVIDGVSNGANGSVVCADTITTVPAATGGDEYMVTDVNGGANFTVCGAASHGLVYFFDRGN
- a CDS encoding prepilin-type N-terminal cleavage/methylation domain-containing protein, with the translated sequence MLTILKLNKKQGFSLVELSIVLVIIGLLIAALVKGKAVLENARIKRVIGDVETIVSAYNTYYDLYSAYPGDDKFASGRWSTLVTLTDTVNAGNALIGGTLCNTGPADGTECNEAWQELRAALMVQGDPLATGASALPTHTLGGIIWLWNSADDGIAATDFGISGVRNYIGVTNLRSEVAEVIDNKFDDGIYNSGSVRGSADYSLDPETIVEIYYAL
- a CDS encoding ATP-binding protein; amino-acid sequence: MKLLILFTIACAVGLISLIITRTYRKNRAAIIFFTADIALLIVIYYFMINLYYIFAYLALLFLFLFILSIMRVTSKNRSFLVKDSLLSPDTRRSSYSSVREGINSVIKYASFGHLALSSILVSVFMLPEIYHSIAITAGVGIAFFSLINLSLVRQRKNLLVYDKVFLHVLYIKVIALALSMNPFFLWNYSYISPLSSLLVIAAGYGVLLKGELFIFRVRASADMLWKALLLISLIIYGVILVYLDRYSPQDAFLFYVRIFLVSAFIIISGALFFSREARLKVKFFLLRHLYVSRYNLPEILTRIFSLHQKSNESMNFFIREVMNYFFESYPFSCITFTFSAGDNNIEEKIGENGQGSFPLRFADETSDAKIQLVFYSKVIFDEDDRMNLRLIAELIFRMTYDMHLTRSKVFREKLEIAERLKLFLIHDLKNICHTLNMLEKNISRVQPSEAEEFLNDFRHTVPHLVKRAEKILNTIGILREGNNPTIFSLKEVIDEILKLFHKKHIFITRFDGNDRIYADRAAVMVAIENILRNAHDKSFEADQLEISIQGGIVDENYVLTICDNGIPMPEEVAARIFEPFFTTKKGGIGVGLYQTKEFIVSQHGTVDVQNSPSGVCFIIKLPVGQHDLFHSHVNNLDS
- a CDS encoding response regulator is translated as MSVKILIVDDDVALATQLKWFLPKKYVSVLAHTAEDALAFFRDNNIDIVLLDLGLPPYENTPEVGLKLLNDMLAEKPGMKIVVLTGQKERNVAVKAISQGAFDYLMKPVGEGKLVDSLKRAEFFADIQTDIPAEEKSIKINPQSLNEGFETLKEDMKKHIIQEALENTGNNVSKTAKLLGLRRTSVYYYINKYNLRTKD
- a CDS encoding GIY-YIG nuclease family protein, with protein sequence MFYIYILKSEVDGSFYTGQCQNIQERVLRHNNGYTKSTKAKRPWQMVYHESYKTRSEAIIREIQIKKMKSRKYINELIYNLPERQPQGD
- a CDS encoding ATP-binding cassette domain-containing protein, whose product is MALVSLQDVKLSFGGPELLDGVTLQISGNERVCLVGRNGAGKSTLMKIITGEITPDAGGVIYEQGVRIASLSQEVPKELSGTVFDVVSAGLGNMVELLSEYHSISVKLAHGGDAGLMAEFERVQHLIESAGGWQIQQRVETVISRLRLDPDAQVSELSGGNKRRVLLARALVNEPDLLLLDEPTNHLDITSIAWLEEFLIGFRGSILFITHDRRFLQTLATRIIELDRGRVTDWPGDYATYLRRRQAELDAEATHNALFDKKLSQEEAWIRQGVKARRTRNEGRVRVLKDMRNARSARREEVGSAAMSLNEAERSGKRVFQAMRIGHIYEGVPVINDFSASIIRGDKVGIIGPNGSGKTTLLRILLGEMKPHSGSVRRGTNLNVAYFDQHRAQLDDESSVMQNVSEGSDHVMVNGKSKHIISYLGDFLFPPERARSQVKYLSGGERNRALLAKLFTKPSNVLVMDEPTNDLDTDTLELLEEMLMEYEGTVLIVSHDREFLNNIATSTIVFEGDGRVEEYVGGYDDWLRQRKLSTPEQKEKSAKQGKSRQKQERPRVMTFKEKKELEELPAQIESLETERVKLYESLADPEFYKQNGNRIPEINARIEEIEEEIAEAYKRWEILEAVLKSVSV